A genomic region of uncultured Methanobrevibacter sp. contains the following coding sequences:
- a CDS encoding elongation factor 1-beta, producing the protein MGEVVATLKIMPESPDVDLEALKAAVQAAMPADAEFHKIEEEPIAFGLVALNLIFIIEDGEGGTESTEEAMAKLADVASVEITDTRRLM; encoded by the coding sequence ATGGGTGAAGTTGTAGCAACTTTAAAAATCATGCCAGAAAGTCCTGATGTAGATTTAGAAGCTTTAAAAGCAGCTGTTCAAGCAGCTATGCCTGCTGATGCAGAATTCCATAAAATTGAAGAAGAACCAATTGCATTTGGTTTAGTTGCATTAAACCTTATTTTCATAATTGAAGATGGTGAAGGTGGAACAGAATCTACTGAAGAAGCTATGGCAAAATTAGCTGATGTAGCTAGTGTAGAAATTACTGATACTAGAAGATTAATGTAA
- a CDS encoding L-threonylcarbamoyladenylate synthase, translating into MKIFKANQNKIDKNIIDEVIEILANGGVVLYPTDTVYGLGANIFDRKAVKKVYNIKKRSYLKPISLLVSSKEAVSLVSKVSINQLNFIDKYLPGPYTFILKKSKIVPRYLTSGSTNVGVRVPKSEIACDLAKLFPITTTSANISNKNTLDTPEEILNQLNCEIDAVIDVGSLNSKKPSTIIDLTNDEPIFLRR; encoded by the coding sequence ATGAAAATATTTAAAGCTAATCAAAATAAAATAGATAAAAATATCATTGATGAGGTTATAGAAATTTTGGCAAATGGTGGGGTAGTATTATATCCTACAGATACAGTTTATGGATTAGGGGCTAATATTTTTGATAGGAAAGCTGTTAAAAAAGTTTATAATATTAAAAAAAGAAGTTATTTAAAGCCTATTTCTTTATTAGTATCTTCAAAAGAGGCAGTTTCATTGGTTTCTAAAGTTTCTATTAATCAGCTTAATTTTATAGATAAATATTTACCTGGACCTTATACATTTATTTTAAAAAAATCTAAGATTGTTCCAAGATATCTTACAAGTGGTTCTACAAATGTAGGGGTCAGAGTTCCTAAAAGCGAAATTGCATGTGATTTGGCAAAATTATTTCCTATAACTACTACCAGCGCTAATATTTCAAATAAAAATACATTAGATACTCCTGAAGAAATTTTAAATCAATTAAATTGTGAAATTGATGCTGTAATTGATGTAGGTTCTTTAAACTCTAAAAAACCTTCAACAATAATTGATTTAACTAATGATGAACCTATTTTTCTTAGAAGATAA
- a CDS encoding ribosome biogenesis/translation initiation ATPase RLI — protein MSRISILDKDKCQPKKCNFVCIDYCPGVRMDEDTIIIDENTNKPLISEELCEGCGICTNRCPFDAISIINLPEAIGEPIHRFGQNQFELFGLPSLTEGSVLGLLGPNGIGKSTIMNILSGTLIPNLGDYENPQKNWEKVIEHYKGSALQNYFTKLANGEIKAILKPQMVDQLPKVVKGKVSDLLTNVDERGKLDYVCDELDLHNVLDREMKNLSGGELQRVAIAATVLREGDFYYFDEPTSWLDVSQRLNAVKVIRSLAQDGKSVLVIEHDLATLDALSDNIHVLFGEPGGYGVVSGRKGVRLGINAYINGFLAEENVRIRRNPIEFTIRPPTPEDEGESLSSYSDLDKDYGGFKLTADAGEIFHDEIVTAFGSNGIGKTTFAKMLAGVEDPTSGEVDSEVTIAYKPQYLISDFEGSVSDFLYMNAPSFGSNIFKSEIMEPFNLGDMLEKEVKKLSGGELQRLAIAATLSKDAEIYLFDEPTAFLDVEQRLIAARVIRKMVESRNAASLIVDHDIVFIDYISDRAMVFNGTPGLEGHASKPTDLRSSMNEFLGNLNITFRRDKETKRPRVNKLDSYLDREQKEKGEYYYLSD, from the coding sequence ATGAGTCGTATTTCTATTTTAGACAAAGATAAATGTCAACCTAAGAAATGTAATTTCGTTTGTATTGATTACTGCCCAGGAGTTAGAATGGATGAAGACACAATCATCATAGATGAGAATACTAATAAACCATTAATCTCTGAAGAATTATGTGAAGGGTGTGGTATTTGTACAAACAGATGTCCATTTGATGCTATTTCAATTATTAATTTGCCGGAAGCAATAGGGGAACCAATTCACAGATTCGGACAAAATCAATTTGAACTATTCGGACTTCCTAGTTTAACTGAAGGTAGTGTATTAGGTTTACTTGGCCCTAACGGAATTGGTAAATCAACAATAATGAATATTTTATCTGGAACATTAATTCCTAACTTAGGAGACTATGAAAACCCTCAAAAAAATTGGGAAAAAGTAATTGAACATTATAAAGGTTCAGCACTTCAAAATTACTTCACAAAACTAGCTAATGGAGAAATTAAAGCTATTTTAAAACCTCAAATGGTTGACCAACTTCCAAAGGTTGTGAAAGGTAAAGTTAGTGATTTACTCACTAATGTTGATGAAAGAGGAAAATTAGATTATGTTTGTGATGAACTAGATCTTCACAATGTTTTAGATCGTGAAATGAAAAATTTAAGTGGAGGAGAACTTCAAAGAGTAGCTATAGCTGCAACTGTTTTAAGAGAAGGAGATTTCTATTACTTTGATGAACCAACATCATGGTTAGATGTATCTCAAAGATTAAATGCAGTTAAAGTAATCCGATCACTTGCTCAGGATGGAAAAAGTGTTCTAGTTATTGAACACGATTTAGCTACTTTAGACGCATTATCCGACAATATCCATGTTTTATTTGGTGAACCTGGAGGATACGGTGTTGTATCTGGTAGAAAAGGTGTTAGACTAGGAATTAATGCTTACATCAATGGATTTTTAGCTGAAGAAAATGTAAGAATCAGAAGAAATCCTATTGAATTTACAATTAGACCTCCAACTCCAGAAGACGAAGGTGAATCATTATCCAGCTATTCAGATTTAGATAAAGATTATGGTGGATTTAAATTAACTGCAGACGCAGGAGAAATATTTCATGATGAAATTGTAACTGCATTTGGTTCAAATGGTATTGGAAAAACAACTTTTGCTAAAATGTTAGCAGGAGTAGAAGACCCAACATCTGGAGAAGTGGACAGCGAAGTTACAATAGCTTACAAACCACAATACCTAATTTCAGATTTTGAAGGCAGTGTTAGTGACTTTTTATATATGAATGCACCAAGCTTTGGAAGCAATATATTTAAAAGTGAAATTATGGAACCATTTAATTTAGGAGACATGCTTGAAAAAGAAGTTAAAAAATTAAGTGGAGGAGAACTTCAAAGACTTGCAATAGCTGCAACACTTTCAAAAGATGCTGAAATTTATCTTTTTGATGAACCTACAGCATTTTTAGATGTAGAACAAAGACTAATAGCTGCAAGAGTTATAAGAAAAATGGTAGAAAGTAGAAATGCAGCATCACTTATCGTAGACCACGATATTGTATTTATCGATTATATCTCAGATAGAGCTATGGTATTCAATGGTACTCCAGGTTTAGAAGGTCATGCCTCAAAACCAACAGATTTAAGAAGCTCAATGAATGAATTTTTAGGAAACCTAAATATTACATTTAGAAGAGATAAAGAAACAAAAAGACCAAGAGTTAATAAATTAGACAGTTATCTTGATCGTGAACAAAAAGAAAAAGGAGAATATTATTATTTATCAGATTAA
- the radB gene encoding DNA repair and recombination protein RadB — protein MKVLANFEDNHKIPTNSIIDDLLGGGVEKGTITQIFGPPSSGKSNIALVLAVNVAKTGKKVVYIDTEGGISIDRIKQISGDDFHKVVNNIIVFEPTSFLEQNENLRTIELWIRKHHEEVDLCVLDSAVALYRVDDMKSSRLNKELGKQMGILAKIARNYDVAVVLTNQIYSSFDDDNKDSVKAVGGTILQYWSKIIIQLERNGDFNKRIATLKRHRSIGEGKQVTFKISSNGII, from the coding sequence ATGAAAGTTTTAGCTAATTTTGAAGATAATCATAAAATCCCAACTAATTCAATTATTGATGATTTATTAGGTGGTGGGGTAGAAAAAGGAACTATTACTCAGATATTTGGCCCTCCTAGTTCTGGTAAGAGTAATATAGCTTTAGTTTTAGCAGTTAATGTAGCTAAAACTGGTAAAAAAGTTGTTTATATTGATACTGAAGGTGGAATATCTATTGATAGAATCAAACAAATATCTGGGGATGATTTTCATAAAGTAGTTAATAATATCATTGTTTTTGAACCAACTTCTTTTTTAGAACAAAATGAAAATCTCAGAACAATCGAGCTTTGGATTAGGAAACATCATGAAGAAGTGGATTTATGTGTTCTGGATTCTGCAGTTGCTCTGTACAGGGTTGATGACATGAAATCTTCAAGACTTAATAAGGAATTAGGTAAACAAATGGGAATTTTAGCTAAAATAGCTCGTAATTATGATGTTGCTGTTGTATTAACAAATCAAATTTACAGTTCTTTTGATGATGATAATAAAGATAGTGTAAAAGCAGTTGGTGGAACTATTTTACAGTATTGGAGTAAAATTATAATTCAACTAGAAAGAAATGGCGATTTTAATAAAAGAATAGCTACTTTAAAAAGACATAGAAGTATCGGTGAAGGTAAGCAAGTTACTTTTAAAATATCCTCTAATGGGATTATTTAA
- the fbp gene encoding fructose-1,6-bisphosphate aldolase/phosphatase, with the protein MKTTVSVIKADIGSVSGHCVAHPDLMDICDEVLSEAVDTSILTDYYISRCGDDIDLIMTHRNGEENEEVHKTAYDAFMKATERARELKLYGAGQDLLSDTFSGNIKGMGPGVAEMEFKERPSDPVLVYCCDKTEPGAFNLPIFKMFADPFNTAGLVIDPSLHDGFKFEVFDVIEHRKVILNCPEEMYDLLALIGSTGRYVIKRVWKKNGEIAAAISTERLNLMAGEYVGKDDPAAIVRAQSGFPANGECVEPFAFPHMVSGWMRGSHNGPMMPVSEQDANPIRFDGPPRVIGLGFQVSDAQLIGPVDLFDDPAFDPTREESARIASYIRRHGPFEPHRLPAEEMEYTSLPGVMSKLEDRFEDME; encoded by the coding sequence ATGAAAACAACTGTTAGTGTAATTAAAGCTGATATTGGAAGTGTGTCTGGACATTGTGTAGCACACCCTGATTTAATGGATATTTGTGATGAAGTTTTATCTGAAGCTGTAGACACATCTATCTTAACTGATTATTACATCTCCCGTTGTGGAGATGACATTGATTTGATTATGACTCATAGAAATGGGGAAGAAAATGAAGAAGTTCACAAAACTGCTTATGATGCTTTCATGAAAGCAACCGAAAGAGCACGTGAATTAAAATTATATGGTGCAGGTCAAGATTTATTATCTGACACTTTCTCAGGAAATATTAAAGGTATGGGTCCAGGTGTTGCTGAAATGGAATTTAAAGAAAGGCCAAGTGACCCTGTTTTAGTATACTGCTGTGACAAAACTGAACCTGGTGCATTTAACTTACCTATTTTCAAAATGTTTGCAGATCCATTTAATACTGCAGGACTCGTTATTGACCCAAGTTTACATGATGGATTCAAATTTGAAGTATTTGATGTAATTGAACACAGGAAAGTTATCTTAAACTGTCCTGAAGAAATGTATGATTTACTTGCATTAATTGGTTCTACTGGAAGATATGTAATTAAAAGAGTATGGAAGAAAAATGGAGAAATTGCAGCAGCAATCAGTACTGAAAGATTAAACTTAATGGCTGGAGAATATGTTGGTAAAGATGACCCTGCAGCTATTGTAAGAGCACAATCTGGTTTCCCAGCTAATGGTGAATGTGTAGAACCATTTGCATTCCCTCATATGGTAAGTGGATGGATGAGAGGTTCTCACAATGGTCCTATGATGCCTGTATCTGAACAAGATGCAAATCCAATTAGATTTGATGGACCACCTAGAGTAATTGGTTTAGGTTTCCAAGTATCTGATGCTCAATTAATTGGTCCTGTTGACTTATTTGATGATCCTGCATTTGATCCTACTAGAGAAGAATCTGCAAGAATTGCATCTTACATCAGAAGACATGGTCCATTTGAACCTCATAGGTTACCTGCTGAAGAAATGGAATATACTTCATTACCTGGTGTAATGTCCAAACTCGAAGACAGATTTGAGGATATGGAATAA
- a CDS encoding delta 1-pyrroline-5-carboxylate synthetase, translated as MEQVVKIGGSLFPEHAISLADKLKGTNSMIILGGGEFANLIRKYDLDYHFSDEISHNTAIECMGILSKLVNDKVKSTKLAYTLEEAKEIVNSGFTPIFIVSDFLRNEDPFECSWEVTSDSIAAYVAHSLNANLLIVTNVNGIYTREPNEEGSEFINVIDAKKLLTFDETSIDLMLPSLLLEFGSNCFVVNGKYPERVLSLIDDNIDNYNFDYTQIIGD; from the coding sequence ATTGAACAGGTTGTTAAAATTGGAGGAAGTTTATTTCCAGAACATGCAATATCACTAGCTGACAAATTGAAAGGTACGAATTCAATGATTATTTTGGGAGGTGGAGAATTTGCTAACTTAATAAGGAAATATGATTTAGATTATCACTTTTCTGATGAAATCAGCCATAATACTGCTATTGAGTGTATGGGTATTTTATCTAAATTAGTAAATGATAAAGTTAAGTCTACTAAATTAGCTTATACTCTTGAAGAAGCTAAGGAAATTGTAAATAGTGGTTTCACTCCTATTTTTATTGTTTCTGATTTTTTAAGAAATGAAGATCCTTTTGAATGTTCTTGGGAAGTAACTTCTGATTCAATTGCCGCTTATGTTGCACATTCTTTAAATGCAAACCTTTTAATAGTAACAAATGTAAATGGTATATATACCCGAGAACCTAATGAAGAAGGTTCTGAATTTATTAATGTTATTGATGCAAAAAAACTACTGACTTTTGATGAAACATCAATTGACTTAATGTTACCTTCTCTTTTACTTGAATTCGGGTCTAATTGTTTTGTTGTAAATGGAAAGTATCCTGAAAGGGTGTTATCTCTTATTGATGATAATATAGATAATTATAATTTCGATTACACACAAATAATAGGTGATTAG
- a CDS encoding putative zinc-binding protein, with amino-acid sequence MGDKIALVSCSGLSPLGLVVRAATVELALDNDNIVAACITEYSAQPNQCNPILEDAKIVSITGCMDDCVSTILKQKNVDVLKNIDAESIVKEHDLNPNDSVRLDDDGEKAVVALKNYILKELEII; translated from the coding sequence ATGGGTGATAAAATAGCTTTAGTTTCATGTAGTGGTTTAAGTCCATTAGGTTTGGTTGTAAGAGCTGCTACTGTAGAATTAGCATTAGATAATGATAATATTGTTGCAGCATGCATAACCGAATATTCTGCACAGCCTAATCAATGTAATCCTATTTTGGAAGATGCAAAAATCGTGTCTATTACTGGATGTATGGATGATTGTGTTTCAACTATTTTAAAGCAAAAAAATGTTGATGTGTTAAAAAATATTGATGCAGAATCAATTGTTAAAGAACATGATTTAAATCCTAATGATTCAGTAAGATTGGATGATGATGGTGAAAAAGCCGTTGTGGCTTTGAAAAATTATATTTTAAAAGAATTAGAGATTATTTAA
- a CDS encoding DUF362 domain-containing protein, protein MSFDIVDDDFRFKYHHPLPNFYRFSNPINPKHTIKKDILDDLTSLAIENDCVGTSYSKLSDDFKKEWNIDFNNVIIFKYEISSEILEMEPSKLKCKLTDDEFQKIGRRVYSFADFLRQKGFQADFINPLDDEISLRAIATQSNDAVITRSNMCLFKEGLNLGFFMVHTSIENLPVKQQNDMLWVKEFCKTCGKCIRKCPYNAFDDSELVLKKVCTAHREGCSQCMLVCPFYKKGYINIKEKYDKRSR, encoded by the coding sequence ATGAGTTTTGATATTGTAGATGATGATTTTAGATTTAAATATCATCATCCTTTACCTAATTTTTACAGATTTTCAAATCCTATTAATCCTAAACACACTATAAAAAAGGATATTTTAGATGATTTAACAAGTTTAGCTATTGAAAATGATTGTGTAGGCACTAGTTATTCTAAATTAAGTGATGATTTTAAAAAAGAATGGAATATTGACTTTAATAATGTTATTATTTTTAAATATGAGATATCTTCTGAAATTTTAGAAATGGAGCCATCAAAATTAAAATGTAAACTCACTGATGATGAATTTCAAAAAATTGGTCGCAGAGTATATTCTTTTGCTGATTTTTTAAGACAAAAAGGGTTTCAAGCTGATTTTATTAATCCTTTGGATGATGAGATTAGTTTAAGGGCAATAGCTACTCAATCAAATGATGCGGTTATTACAAGAAGTAATATGTGTCTTTTTAAAGAAGGATTGAACTTAGGGTTTTTCATGGTTCATACTTCAATTGAGAATTTGCCGGTTAAACAGCAAAATGATATGTTGTGGGTTAAAGAATTTTGCAAAACTTGTGGTAAATGTATTAGAAAATGTCCTTATAATGCTTTTGATGATTCGGAATTGGTTTTAAAGAAAGTTTGTACAGCTCATAGGGAAGGATGTAGTCAATGTATGTTGGTATGTCCATTTTATAAAAAAGGTTATATTAATATAAAAGAAAAATATGATAAAAGAAGTAGGTGA
- the pth2 gene encoding aminoacyl-tRNA hydrolase, with protein MKQVMVVRRDLKMGKGKIAAQCCHGSIGSYKRTNSSLIKKWELNGYAKVVCKVDSLDDLLKLKKEADENNVSNYLVVDAGRTQLPTSTTTVLGIGPDEDEIIDKITGDLKLL; from the coding sequence ATGAAACAGGTTATGGTTGTAAGAAGAGATTTAAAAATGGGGAAAGGAAAAATAGCTGCACAGTGTTGTCATGGTTCTATAGGTTCCTATAAAAGAACAAATTCTAGTTTAATTAAAAAATGGGAATTGAATGGTTATGCTAAAGTTGTTTGCAAAGTTGATTCATTAGATGATTTATTGAAGCTTAAAAAAGAGGCTGATGAAAACAATGTTTCTAATTATTTGGTAGTTGATGCTGGAAGGACTCAGTTACCTACATCAACCACTACAGTTTTAGGCATTGGGCCTGATGAGGATGAAATAATTGATAAAATCACTGGGGATTTAAAACTTTTATGA
- a CDS encoding DUF357 domain-containing protein yields MNDLESAEKISIDIKKLERNLKQVADINFEGKEKEVYDRAVDYMNDSKYYLEKKKDMRTAFGCIEYSHGLLDALRMIHGLI; encoded by the coding sequence ATGAATGATTTAGAAAGTGCAGAAAAAATTAGTATAGATATAAAAAAATTAGAACGTAATTTAAAACAGGTAGCTGATATAAATTTTGAAGGAAAAGAAAAAGAAGTTTATGATAGGGCTGTAGATTACATGAATGATTCAAAATATTATCTTGAAAAAAAGAAAGATATGCGTACAGCATTTGGATGTATTGAATACAGTCATGGATTATTAGATGCACTTAGAATGATTCATGGTTTAATTTAA
- a CDS encoding pyridoxal phosphate-dependent aminotransferase, with translation MKDNLSSDEGTDIKHPKKKYEKVVRVPPEGYDSSNDFFEDVFMDKEMIWMGQNTNHLHGDVIADAMASCAKDKEYCKYPPPEGFSELKQLILDDLGFENLDVLLTAGATESLYLCMQSLLGPEDNVILSDPGYLIIGNFANRFAGEVRYVPIYNEECGYKLTPDLLRENMDENTKMVILIDPLNPLGSGYSEEEIKEFAEIAIENDIYLLDDITYKDFARDHYLAANYAPEHTLTIYSFSKIFGMAGIRIGAVISTPDIVDVLKNAVVNDLGVNILAQHGAIAGLKSKDEWENEIKEITSHNQKLIKEVVDKIDGVFLPVYPSDANMMAIDLSGANINPKDMSNYLLKRKIFTREGEYTSNLFGDKYLRISFSIPTEQIEVFCEEFPKAVEALRK, from the coding sequence ATGAAAGATAATTTAAGCAGTGATGAGGGAACTGATATAAAACATCCTAAAAAAAAGTATGAAAAGGTTGTAAGAGTTCCTCCTGAAGGATATGATTCTTCAAATGATTTTTTTGAAGATGTGTTTATGGATAAAGAAATGATTTGGATGGGTCAAAACACAAATCATTTGCATGGGGATGTTATAGCGGATGCTATGGCTAGTTGTGCTAAAGACAAAGAATATTGTAAATATCCTCCTCCAGAAGGATTCTCAGAACTTAAACAATTGATTTTAGATGATTTAGGTTTTGAAAATTTAGATGTTTTATTAACTGCTGGAGCTACTGAATCATTATATCTTTGTATGCAATCATTGTTAGGACCTGAGGATAATGTAATTTTGTCTGATCCAGGATATTTGATTATTGGAAACTTTGCAAATAGGTTTGCAGGGGAAGTTAGGTATGTTCCAATTTATAATGAAGAGTGTGGTTATAAGTTAACTCCTGATCTTCTTCGTGAGAATATGGATGAAAATACTAAAATGGTAATTTTAATTGATCCATTAAATCCATTAGGTTCTGGTTATAGTGAAGAAGAAATAAAAGAATTTGCTGAAATAGCTATTGAAAATGATATTTATCTTTTAGATGATATAACTTACAAAGATTTTGCAAGAGATCATTATTTGGCAGCAAATTATGCTCCTGAACATACATTAACCATATATAGTTTTTCTAAAATATTTGGAATGGCAGGTATTAGAATTGGAGCTGTAATTTCAACTCCAGACATTGTGGATGTCTTAAAGAATGCTGTTGTTAATGATTTGGGAGTTAATATACTTGCTCAACACGGTGCAATAGCTGGTTTAAAATCAAAAGATGAATGGGAAAATGAAATAAAAGAAATTACTTCACATAATCAGAAATTAATTAAAGAAGTTGTTGATAAAATTGATGGAGTATTTTTACCAGTTTATCCATCTGATGCTAATATGATGGCTATTGATTTATCTGGTGCAAATATTAATCCTAAAGATATGTCAAATTACTTACTTAAAAGAAAAATATTCACCAGGGAAGGGGAATATACTAGTAATTTATTTGGGGATAAATATTTACGTATAAGTTTTTCTATCCCTACTGAACAAATAGAAGTATTTTGTGAAGAATTCCCTAAAGCTGTTGAAGCATTAAGGAAGTAA
- a CDS encoding MarR family winged helix-turn-helix transcriptional regulator codes for MYTTDDVIKMCPHMICHIISLHSFHDIFINHYLKELEINKNQYYMLMHIFYNQSSTQSDIATACLMDRSGVSRAFSELEKNGILTREYTEENKRAYKIDITDKGKELAKFLHDKEIEWENEIASEINMSRKELLATLEKLALKSLNFDRENIDNFKY; via the coding sequence ATGTATACAACAGATGATGTTATTAAGATGTGTCCGCATATGATTTGTCATATAATTAGTTTGCATTCTTTTCATGATATTTTCATCAATCATTATCTTAAAGAACTTGAAATTAATAAAAATCAATATTATATGTTAATGCATATTTTTTATAATCAAAGTTCAACTCAGTCAGATATTGCAACAGCTTGTTTAATGGATAGGTCTGGTGTGTCAAGAGCATTTAGTGAACTTGAAAAAAATGGAATTTTAACTAGGGAATATACTGAAGAAAATAAAAGGGCATATAAGATAGATATAACTGATAAAGGAAAGGAATTAGCTAAATTTTTACATGATAAAGAAATTGAATGGGAAAATGAAATTGCAAGTGAAATAAATATGTCTAGAAAAGAATTACTTGCAACTTTAGAAAAATTAGCTTTAAAATCCTTGAATTTTGATAGGGAAAATATTGATAATTTTAAATATTAA
- the pgsA gene encoding archaetidylinositol phosphate synthase, which yields MLESLRPFLTKILNPLAKHLNINPNIVTIISPFIAIIAAYGFSKHLLIIGTLAILFSGFLDVVDGAVARYHNRTSKFGAFLDSTMDRFADAIIYIGIIFGGYCNWFIGALAIHSAITVSYVRARAESQGVECKIGIAERAVRMIILMIGAIIGYLTTPLYFTYTIIILVILSYITVGQRIHHVWRQLK from the coding sequence ATGCTTGAAAGTCTACGCCCTTTTTTAACAAAAATATTAAATCCATTAGCCAAACATTTAAATATAAATCCAAATATCGTGACAATAATTTCACCATTTATTGCAATAATTGCAGCCTATGGTTTTTCAAAACATTTATTAATAATTGGAACATTAGCTATTTTATTTAGTGGATTTTTAGATGTTGTTGATGGAGCAGTAGCAAGATACCACAATAGAACTTCCAAATTTGGAGCATTTCTTGACTCAACAATGGACAGATTTGCAGATGCTATAATATATATTGGAATAATATTTGGAGGATACTGTAACTGGTTCATTGGAGCTCTTGCAATACATTCTGCAATTACAGTTAGTTATGTGAGAGCTAGAGCAGAATCACAAGGAGTAGAATGCAAAATTGGAATAGCTGAAAGAGCTGTTCGTATGATAATTCTAATGATTGGAGCAATTATAGGTTATTTAACCACTCCTCTCTACTTTACATATACAATAATAATTTTAGTAATATTATCATACATTACAGTAGGACAAAGAATACACCATGTGTGGAGGCAACTTAAATGA
- a CDS encoding zinc finger domain-containing protein, translated as MKEVECISCKQEIPLTGPFVEFECPVCGAKIARCEKCRTFGHAYKCECGFEGP; from the coding sequence ATGAAAGAAGTAGAATGTATTTCATGTAAACAAGAAATTCCATTAACTGGACCTTTCGTTGAATTTGAATGTCCTGTTTGTGGAGCAAAAATTGCAAGATGTGAAAAATGCCGTACTTTCGGTCATGCTTATAAATGTGAATGTGGTTTTGAAGGACCATAA